The nucleotide window ATCACGGGGGCAAAGCATATCCCGCTTGCCGACCTAGCCCGCCGGATAGAAGAATTAAACAAATACAAAACCAAACCAATTATTGTTGTTTGCAACATCGGCCAAACCGCAGGCAGTGCTAGCAAACAGCTAAAAGAGGCCGGTTTTGAGAACGTCAGTCGTCTACAAGGTGGTATCACCGAATGGAAAGGACAGAACTTACCTATCATTAAGAAGGGCAAATAATGTCTGTTACTATCTATAGCTCTGATTGGTGTCCGTTTTGTACTCGCGCCAAAATGCTGCTCGGCCATAAAAACGTCGACTTCACCGAAATCAATGTTGATAACAACCCTACCCAGCGCCAAGAAATGATGGAACGTTCAGGTCGTCGCACTGTACCCCAAATTTTTATTGGGGATACCCATGTGGGTGGCTGCGATGACCTTTTCGCACTGGAACAACAGGGCAAACTTGATACACTTTTGCATAAAAACCAATAAGGATCTGACATGTCTGAGAACGAACAAGCTGCTCAACAGCCAAAAGGCCCACAATTTGCTGTACAACGCCTTTACTTAAAAGACAGCTCTCTAGAAACGCCTAACAGCCCTCAGGTATTCACCAAGCAGTGGAAGCCAGAAGTTAATCTAGAAATGAACACGGCGACCAACCAACTGAGTGAAGAACATTTTGAAGTCGTTCTAACGCTCACGGTAACGGCTAAAAACGATGGCGACACTGCATTTTTGGTCGAAGTTCATCAAGGTGGGATTTTCTTAGTAGGTGGTATGTCTGATCAAGAGAAAGCTCACGCTTTAGGTGCTTTTTGTCCTAACGTACTTTTCCCATATGCGCGAGAAGCCGTCGACAATCTGGTCACAAAAGCCAGCTTCCCTCCATTGATGCTAGCGCCTGTTAATTTTGATGCTCTTTATGCACAAAAAATGCAGCGCGCAGCCGCCGAGCAAAACCAACCAACTGAAACACATTAAGTTTTAGTAGATGCGCCCTTGGGACAATGAACCTAAAGGCGCCCCGATAGTACAGACCTATCGTCTGTGCTATCGATTTATCCTTTCAGGTAAACTTCAGCAATACTCTTTACTCACCTAACGTATACGCCTTATTCGGCCGCTTTATCATCAGAAGACATAGAGCTATCGGCATAATGCTTTTCAGAGTCAGTCTTTTTACGAACCCAACGTACTAGATCAGTCCACATTCGGCTAATATCGGCATTAGTCGGCATTATGCCCGCGTGAGGTAACTCTATTGTCATGACGGGTATACGTTTCACAAACCAAGCATAATTTCCTAATGAGCCAGGATAAGTACCTAGCTGACGCAGATAGAGCGGTCCTAATTTACTCGGCGGCTTTAAACTATCGCCATCAAAGTCCACTATCCCATGCGGGGCATGCACTGAGATAATAACCGTAGGTTCATATTCATCTATAAGTTGACGAATCATTTGTGTTTCAGGCTCGCTCAGAGGTGCTTTGCCGGGGTAATAACGTGCACGTTTTTTTGCCCGCTCTTGCCAATGTTTAAGCGGCTCAGGAAAACCGTCAGCCGGTTCAAAATTGCGATTCAAGTCAACCTCATTCGCATTAACTCGCGACGAACGTTTTTGCAGCAATCCATCGGGGTTAGCCAACGGCAAGAAGTGCCAATCAAATGCACCGCTGTGGTGTTTTAATAAAGTAGATAGCCATTTAAAAGTAACACTGACGCTAGAGTATTCATCACCGTGAATACCCCCGATAAACAAGATTTTAGGCGCCCCCTCATGAGCGGCGGGGAAATGCTTCTCGACAATAGGCAAACCATCTACCGAATAAAACCGCGGGGTTGCAAAGCCAATTGCTAAGCACTCTTTCGTTGATACACTCGACAGCTTTTTGCCTACTTTATGGCACAAATCATCGACAGCAGGATCGGCTTTCACATTAATAAATTCAGGCGTTCGCGTGGTTGCAAACAACACTTGCGAAAACGCCATGAGACCAATAAATACTATTCGTAACATCACACATCAATACCTTAGAAGCTGTCGCTGAAGTCTAGCGTGTCTTCTAAAAAAGGCTATAAAAAAACCGGCTTAAACGCCGGTTTCTTAAATTATCGAGGCAAGCACTACCGATTAGACGATAACATTTTGCGAATATCTCGATTTAGCGGCAAGCGGAAGTCATAAGATGACAATACACGGCTATCGTTAACACTAACCAAACGAGCATTAACATAGACGTACTCACCACCTACAGCATACGTACCAACCAACACCGCTTGAGCGTCATGCTCAGCACTGACATGACGAAGCTCACGTGACAACATGAACTCACCTACTCGTGGCTCCATATACA belongs to Neptunomonas phycophila and includes:
- a CDS encoding rhodanese-like domain-containing protein, whose translation is MEQFIEFATNNLVLIAAWVATLALLLWTEGQKGGHAVSPAIATQMINKEDAVVVDIRTKKEWDTGHITGAKHIPLADLARRIEELNKYKTKPIIVVCNIGQTAGSASKQLKEAGFENVSRLQGGITEWKGQNLPIIKKGK
- the grxC gene encoding glutaredoxin 3; its protein translation is MMSVTIYSSDWCPFCTRAKMLLGHKNVDFTEINVDNNPTQRQEMMERSGRRTVPQIFIGDTHVGGCDDLFALEQQGKLDTLLHKNQ
- the secB gene encoding protein-export chaperone SecB is translated as MSENEQAAQQPKGPQFAVQRLYLKDSSLETPNSPQVFTKQWKPEVNLEMNTATNQLSEEHFEVVLTLTVTAKNDGDTAFLVEVHQGGIFLVGGMSDQEKAHALGAFCPNVLFPYAREAVDNLVTKASFPPLMLAPVNFDALYAQKMQRAAAEQNQPTETH
- a CDS encoding M14 family zinc carboxypeptidase, whose translation is MLRIVFIGLMAFSQVLFATTRTPEFINVKADPAVDDLCHKVGKKLSSVSTKECLAIGFATPRFYSVDGLPIVEKHFPAAHEGAPKILFIGGIHGDEYSSVSVTFKWLSTLLKHHSGAFDWHFLPLANPDGLLQKRSSRVNANEVDLNRNFEPADGFPEPLKHWQERAKKRARYYPGKAPLSEPETQMIRQLIDEYEPTVIISVHAPHGIVDFDGDSLKPPSKLGPLYLRQLGTYPGSLGNYAWFVKRIPVMTIELPHAGIMPTNADISRMWTDLVRWVRKKTDSEKHYADSSMSSDDKAAE